The genomic stretch CAGCAAATTTTCCATGCGGAAGTGCTTCTCAAAAAACTGATTCTGCTTGTTGTCTCCATGCTTTTTGTCCCCGATGATGTAATGCCTCATATGCGCCAAATGCCTTCGGATCTGATGAGTGCGCCCGGTTTCTGGCTTTAGCTCCAGTAAGCTATACCGGCTGGTAGGATACCTTCCGGTAGTGTCAAAGGGAATTTCTGCTTCAGCTAACACTTGATAGGAAGTTTGGGCTTCCTGCATTCTTCCAGACCGCTCACTTCTCAGCGGGTGGTCGATCAAACCTGATTTTTCCCCCGGAATTCCCCGAACTATCGCCAGGTAGTTTTTTTGGACTGATCTATCCGAGAACTGTTCTTTGAGCAAAGGCAAAATTTCTTCTTTCTTGGAGAAAAGCAATACCCCGCTTGTGGGTCTATCCAGTCTATGGACAGGGGACACATGTTGGCCTATTTGATCTCTGAGCAATTGCAAAGCAAACACGGTTTCATCAGCCGCAATTGAAGTGCGATGGACGAGTAAGCCAGAAGGCTTATTGATAGCAACGAGGTATTCGTCTTC from Algoriphagus sp. NG3 encodes the following:
- a CDS encoding RluA family pseudouridine synthase, translated to MIKGPSLQQAGLKNQKVVVNCRFHISNFPILNSPVLEILFEDEYLVAINKPSGLLVHRTSIAADETVFALQLLRDQIGQHVSPVHRLDRPTSGVLLFSKKEEILPLLKEQFSDRSVQKNYLAIVRGIPGEKSGLIDHPLRSERSGRMQEAQTSYQVLAEAEIPFDTTGRYPTSRYSLLELKPETGRTHQIRRHLAHMRHYIIGDKKHGDNKQNQFFEKHFRMENLLLHAKKLELKHPVSHDILEVAAPLPDHFQKTCLDLGFSTLPLKFSISTSGK